From the Pseudomonas sp. SORT22 genome, one window contains:
- a CDS encoding ribonuclease E inhibitor RraB — protein MSSQYEDISSTVLRRMKEGGFNFAQIHPIEFYAVFPDEARARRAAGKFRGESLSAQVHERDDGAWHLELSKVMFATYGGIGEFEQDFEAVIAPLGGEIEGWGVKQERQLA, from the coding sequence ATGAGCAGCCAATACGAGGACATCAGCAGCACGGTCTTGCGTCGGATGAAAGAAGGCGGGTTCAACTTCGCGCAGATTCATCCCATCGAGTTTTATGCGGTCTTTCCGGACGAGGCACGGGCGCGGCGAGCGGCAGGTAAGTTTCGCGGCGAATCACTCAGTGCCCAGGTCCACGAGCGCGATGATGGCGCCTGGCACCTGGAGCTGAGCAAGGTGATGTTTGCAACCTATGGCGGTATCGGCGAATTCGAACAGGATTTCGAGGCGGTGATCGCCCCGCTGGGCGGAGAAATAGAAGGCTGGGGCGTCAAGCAGGAACGTCAACTGGCTTGA
- a CDS encoding circularly permuted type 2 ATP-grasp protein, with protein sequence MIRTFYDEMYAADGQVRPHYREFARWLAETPPELLAQRRREADLLFHRAGITFTLYGDEQGTERLIPFDTIPRSIPASEWRVVERGCIQRVKALNLFLADLYHDQRIIRAGIIPAEQVLANEQYQLAMQGLDLHRDIYSHISGVDLVRDSDGSYYVLEDNLRTPSGVSYMLEDRKMMMRLFPELFAAQRIAPIDHYPNLLLDTLKSSSPLDNPSVVVLTPGRFNSAFFEHAFLAREMGVELVEGADLFVRDERVFMRTTDGPKAVDVIYRRLDDAFLDPLAFNPDSMLGVPGLLAAYRCGNVVLANAIGTGVADDKSIYPYVTDMIRFYLDEEPILKNVPTWQCRKPEELSHVLAHLPELVVKETQGSGGYGMLVGPAASRAEIEAFAARIKARPAAYIAQPTLSLSTCPTFVENGIAPRHIDLRPFVLSGRETRVVPGGLTRVALREGSLVVNSSQGGGTKDTWVVED encoded by the coding sequence ATGATCCGCACCTTTTATGACGAAATGTACGCCGCTGACGGCCAGGTCCGTCCGCACTACCGGGAATTCGCCCGCTGGCTGGCCGAAACCCCGCCAGAGCTGCTGGCCCAGCGTCGACGTGAAGCCGACCTGCTGTTCCACCGCGCCGGCATCACCTTCACCCTCTATGGCGACGAGCAGGGCACCGAGCGCCTGATTCCCTTCGATACTATCCCGCGCAGCATCCCGGCCAGTGAATGGCGGGTGGTCGAACGGGGCTGCATTCAGCGGGTCAAGGCGCTGAACCTGTTTCTAGCCGACCTGTACCACGACCAGCGCATCATTCGCGCCGGGATCATTCCGGCCGAGCAGGTGCTGGCCAACGAGCAGTACCAACTGGCGATGCAGGGCCTGGACCTGCACCGCGACATCTATTCGCACATTTCCGGGGTCGACCTGGTGCGCGACAGTGATGGCAGTTACTACGTGCTCGAAGACAACCTGCGCACCCCCAGCGGCGTCAGCTACATGCTTGAAGACCGCAAGATGATGATGCGCCTGTTCCCCGAGCTGTTCGCTGCCCAGCGCATCGCGCCGATCGATCATTACCCCAACCTGTTGCTCGATACCCTCAAGAGCTCAAGCCCGCTGGACAACCCCAGCGTGGTGGTGTTGACGCCCGGGCGTTTCAACAGCGCCTTCTTCGAGCATGCCTTCCTCGCCCGCGAGATGGGCGTCGAGCTGGTCGAGGGCGCCGACCTGTTCGTGCGTGACGAGCGGGTATTCATGCGCACCACCGACGGCCCCAAGGCGGTCGATGTAATCTACCGGCGCCTGGACGATGCCTTCCTCGACCCGCTGGCCTTCAACCCCGATTCGATGCTCGGTGTGCCCGGGCTGCTGGCGGCTTATCGCTGCGGCAACGTGGTGCTGGCCAATGCCATTGGCACCGGGGTGGCCGACGACAAGTCGATTTACCCCTATGTCACCGACATGATCCGCTTCTACCTCGACGAGGAGCCGATCCTCAAGAACGTGCCGACCTGGCAGTGCCGCAAGCCTGAAGAACTGTCCCACGTGCTGGCGCACCTGCCGGAGCTAGTGGTCAAGGAAACCCAGGGTTCCGGCGGCTACGGCATGCTGGTCGGGCCGGCGGCCAGCCGTGCCGAGATTGAGGCGTTCGCCGCCCGGATCAAGGCCCGGCCAGCGGCCTATATCGCCCAGCCGACGCTGTCGCTGTCGACCTGCCCGACCTTTGTCGAAAACGGCATCGCCCCGCGGCATATCGACCTGCGCCCGTTCGTGCTGTCCGGGCGCGAGACCCGGGTGGTGCCAGGCGGCCTGACCCGGGTCGCGCTGCGCGAGGGCTCGCTGGTGGTCAACTCGTCCCAGGGCGGCGGCACCAAGGACACCTGGGTGGTCGAGGATTAA
- a CDS encoding alpha-E domain-containing protein, with protein MLSRTASDLYWMSRYLERAENLARMLDVSYSLSLMPQDGRGDGLDEMAMPLLITGTLDDYLERHGQLHAERLLHFFALDPENPASIYSCLGAARASAHAVRGRITADMWENINATWLEIRGIAEQGLGRYGMSRFCEWIKERSHLFRGATYGTIMRNDAFRFIRLGTFIERADNTLRLLDARYEMLGDEAEAVSDSSARGYYQWSALLRALSSFEAYTEIYRDAPAARHVAELLLLRADVPRSLRACTEEIDLILASLPGGNGRPAQRLAAEVDARLRYTSIDEILAEGLHPWLTHYIPLVRELGNAIHSAYLEAV; from the coding sequence ATGCTGAGTAGAACTGCCTCTGATTTGTACTGGATGTCGCGTTACCTGGAGCGGGCGGAAAACCTCGCGCGGATGCTCGATGTCAGTTATTCGCTGTCGCTGATGCCGCAAGACGGGCGCGGCGATGGCCTGGATGAAATGGCCATGCCGCTGCTGATCACCGGCACCCTCGACGACTACCTCGAGCGCCATGGTCAGCTGCATGCCGAACGCCTGCTGCACTTCTTCGCCCTCGACCCGGAAAACCCGGCGAGCATTTACAGCTGCCTGGGTGCCGCGCGGGCCAGTGCCCATGCGGTACGTGGGCGGATCACCGCCGACATGTGGGAAAACATCAACGCCACCTGGCTGGAAATTCGTGGCATCGCCGAGCAAGGCCTGGGCCGTTATGGCATGAGCCGTTTCTGCGAGTGGATCAAGGAACGCTCGCACCTGTTTCGTGGTGCCACTTACGGCACCATCATGCGCAACGACGCCTTTCGCTTCATCCGCCTGGGCACCTTCATCGAGCGCGCCGACAACACCCTGCGCCTGCTCGATGCCCGCTACGAGATGCTTGGCGACGAGGCCGAGGCGGTCAGCGACAGCTCGGCGCGCGGTTATTACCAGTGGAGCGCCTTGCTGCGCGCGCTGTCGTCATTCGAGGCTTACACCGAAATCTACCGTGATGCACCGGCCGCTCGCCATGTTGCCGAGTTGCTGCTGTTGCGCGCCGACGTGCCGCGCTCGCTGCGTGCCTGCACCGAGGAAATCGACCTGATCCTCGCCAGCCTGCCCGGCGGCAACGGCCGCCCGGCCCAGCGCCTGGCCGCCGAGGTGGACGCGCGCCTGCGCTACACCTCGATCGATGAAATCCTTGCCGAAGGGCTGCACCCCTGGCTGACCCATTACATCCCGCTGGTGCGTGAACTGGGCAACGCCATTCACAGCGCCTACCTGGAGGCCGTATGA
- a CDS encoding transglutaminase family protein, whose product MRLTISHETAYHYEDQVRASIQYLRLTPHDSERQQVLSWQLDLPRPVRAQLDPFGNILHVLSLEEPHSDLVIGARGLVDIDESREAEHELQSPLPFLRFTRLTEADEALRAFASQHCRKRRDRSTLIELMNALNQRMAYRPGSTAVDTSAAQAFAGGAGVCQDHTHAFLACARSLGIPARYVSGYLFDSDSQQMASHAWAEAWLEDAWYSFDVTNQLARPERHLKLAVGLDYLDACPVRGMRRGGGFEQMHAKVLVTPTLNAQQQ is encoded by the coding sequence ATGAGACTGACCATTAGCCACGAAACTGCCTACCACTACGAAGACCAGGTGCGTGCCAGCATCCAGTACCTGCGTCTGACTCCTCACGACAGCGAGCGTCAACAGGTGCTCAGTTGGCAACTGGACCTGCCGCGGCCGGTGCGCGCGCAACTGGACCCGTTCGGCAACATCCTGCATGTGCTGAGCCTGGAAGAGCCACATTCTGACCTGGTCATCGGCGCCCGTGGCCTGGTCGATATTGATGAAAGCCGCGAGGCCGAGCACGAGTTGCAATCGCCGCTGCCGTTCCTGCGCTTCACCCGCCTGACCGAAGCTGACGAAGCCTTGCGTGCCTTCGCCAGCCAGCACTGCCGCAAGCGCCGTGACCGCTCGACGTTGATCGAACTGATGAATGCCCTGAACCAGCGCATGGCCTACAGGCCCGGCAGCACCGCCGTGGATACCAGCGCCGCCCAGGCGTTTGCCGGCGGCGCCGGGGTATGTCAGGACCACACCCATGCCTTCCTGGCCTGCGCGCGCAGCCTGGGCATCCCGGCGCGCTATGTGTCCGGTTACCTGTTCGACAGCGACAGCCAGCAGATGGCCAGCCACGCCTGGGCCGAAGCCTGGCTGGAGGATGCCTGGTACAGCTTCGATGTCACCAACCAACTGGCCCGGCCTGAACGCCACCTGAAACTGGCGGTGGGCCTGGACTACCTGGATGCCTGCCCGGTGCGCGGCATGCGCCGCGGTGGTGGTTTCGAGCAGATGCACGCCAAGGTGCTGGTGACCCCGACCCTCAACGCCCAGCAGCAGTGA
- a CDS encoding cytochrome c: MRHCFSLLLALLCLPLQAAQLTLDLGNGSRHWQSAELLAHPLAQDIQIENDVSYKRTMHYRAVPLAVLLQGVQADDHLQAIALDGFAAEMPAAPLLKDGPARAWLAIEDPARPWPALAKGKPGAGPFYLVWTDPQAGRISPEQWPFQVASIRRLAAVAERFPAMRPAPGINADNPVNQGFAVFQRNCLACHRLNGAGDAQFGPDLNLPHNPTEYFQADFLRRYIRDPQSLRQWPQAKMPGFAAAVISDSELDALLAYLAHMATRKP, encoded by the coding sequence ATGCGCCACTGTTTCAGCTTGTTGCTCGCCCTGCTGTGCCTGCCCCTGCAGGCGGCGCAGTTGACCCTCGACCTGGGCAACGGCAGCCGCCACTGGCAGAGCGCCGAGTTGCTGGCGCATCCGCTGGCGCAGGATATCCAGATTGAAAACGACGTTTCCTACAAGCGAACCATGCATTACCGCGCGGTACCACTAGCTGTGCTCCTACAGGGAGTGCAGGCCGATGATCACCTGCAAGCCATTGCCCTGGACGGTTTCGCCGCCGAGATGCCCGCCGCGCCTTTGCTCAAGGACGGCCCTGCGCGGGCCTGGCTGGCCATTGAAGACCCGGCCAGACCCTGGCCGGCACTGGCCAAGGGCAAGCCCGGTGCCGGGCCGTTTTACCTGGTCTGGACCGACCCGCAAGCCGGGCGCATCAGCCCTGAGCAATGGCCTTTCCAGGTCGCCAGCATTCGCCGCCTGGCGGCAGTGGCCGAACGCTTCCCGGCCATGCGCCCGGCGCCAGGCATTAACGCCGACAACCCGGTCAACCAGGGCTTTGCCGTGTTCCAGAGGAACTGCCTGGCCTGCCATCGCCTCAACGGCGCCGGGGACGCCCAGTTCGGCCCGGACCTGAACCTGCCGCACAACCCGACCGAGTACTTCCAGGCCGATTTCCTCCGGCGTTACATCCGTGACCCGCAAAGCCTGCGCCAGTGGCCCCAGGCAAAAATGCCCGGGTTTGCCGCAGCGGTCATCAGCGATAGCGAGCTGGATGCGCTGCTGGCGTACCTGGCCCACATGGCCACGCGCAAACCCTGA
- a CDS encoding amidotransferase, with amino-acid sequence MSLRICILETDVLRPELVEQYQGYGRMFEQLFTRQPIAAEFRVYNVLNDEYPDDDQVFDAYLVTGSKADSFGDDPWIHKLKAFLLERYQRGDKLLGVCFGHQLLALLLGGKSERAHQGWGVGTHRYVMNAKAPWMSPQVEELTLLISHQDQVTRLPENATVIASSDFCPNAAYHIGDQVLCFQGHPEFIHDYSRALLELRQDSLGQEVYRKGIDSLAQQHQGSTVAEWMMRFVAHKPQGSSA; translated from the coding sequence ATGTCGCTACGCATCTGCATCCTGGAAACCGACGTCCTGCGACCGGAGCTGGTCGAGCAGTATCAGGGCTACGGACGGATGTTCGAGCAGCTGTTTACCCGCCAGCCAATCGCCGCCGAGTTTCGCGTCTACAACGTGTTGAACGACGAATACCCCGATGATGACCAAGTGTTCGATGCCTACCTGGTTACAGGCAGCAAGGCCGACTCGTTCGGTGATGATCCGTGGATTCACAAGCTCAAGGCGTTCCTGCTGGAGCGCTATCAGCGTGGCGACAAACTGCTTGGCGTGTGTTTTGGTCATCAACTGCTGGCGCTGCTGCTGGGCGGCAAGAGCGAGCGCGCGCACCAAGGCTGGGGGGTGGGTACCCACCGCTATGTGATGAACGCCAAGGCGCCGTGGATGAGCCCACAGGTCGAAGAGCTGACCTTGCTGATCAGCCATCAGGACCAGGTCACCCGCCTGCCGGAGAACGCCACGGTGATTGCCTCCAGCGACTTCTGCCCGAACGCCGCTTATCACATCGGCGACCAGGTGCTGTGCTTTCAGGGCCACCCGGAGTTCATCCACGACTATTCGCGGGCGCTGCTCGAGCTGCGCCAGGACAGCCTCGGCCAGGAGGTCTACCGCAAGGGCATCGACAGCCTGGCGCAGCAGCACCAGGGCAGCACGGTGGCTGAATGGATGATGCGCTTCGTCGCGCACAAGCCCCAGGGCAGTTCGGCCTGA
- a CDS encoding magnesium and cobalt transport protein CorA, protein MGRVVAAAVYSAGRKVTNISLDEGSQWASKPGHFVWIGLEEPNAQELANLQRQFNLHELAIEDALEKHSRPKLETFGDALFIVTYSPVRHEGKLEFIETHIFAGNGYIITARNGHSKSYALVRQRCEARPLLLEHGEDFVLYALLDFVTENYQPVSEAIHGEIEELERSVLSGSLKEEDIQRIHSLRRDILRLRRYVAPMVEVSEELQRLTFPFIDKNMRPYFRDVQIHVTRQMEDLAGIRDIASQTIEIGMLLESSRQSIVQRKFAAWAAILAFPTAVAGIYGMNFQNMPELSWHYGYFAVLGGIAVGCTALYASFKRSGWL, encoded by the coding sequence ATGGGTCGAGTCGTTGCGGCGGCGGTGTACAGCGCCGGCAGAAAAGTCACCAATATCAGCCTCGATGAAGGCAGCCAGTGGGCAAGCAAACCCGGGCATTTTGTCTGGATCGGCCTGGAAGAGCCCAACGCCCAGGAACTGGCCAACCTGCAACGCCAGTTCAACCTGCATGAGCTGGCCATCGAGGACGCGCTGGAAAAGCACAGCCGGCCCAAGCTCGAGACCTTCGGCGATGCGCTGTTCATCGTCACTTATTCGCCAGTGCGCCATGAAGGCAAGCTGGAGTTCATCGAAACCCACATCTTTGCCGGCAACGGCTACATCATCACCGCCCGCAACGGCCACTCGAAATCCTACGCCCTGGTGCGCCAGCGCTGCGAGGCCCGGCCGCTGCTGCTCGAGCACGGCGAAGACTTCGTGCTCTACGCCCTGCTCGACTTCGTCACCGAGAACTACCAGCCGGTCAGCGAAGCCATTCATGGCGAGATCGAGGAGCTTGAGCGCAGCGTGCTCAGCGGCTCGCTCAAGGAAGAAGACATCCAGCGCATCCACAGCCTGCGCCGCGACATCCTGCGCCTGCGCCGCTATGTGGCGCCGATGGTCGAGGTCAGCGAAGAACTGCAGCGTCTGACCTTCCCGTTCATCGACAAGAACATGCGCCCGTACTTTCGTGACGTGCAGATCCACGTCACCCGGCAGATGGAGGACCTGGCAGGGATTCGCGACATCGCCAGCCAGACCATCGAAATCGGCATGCTGCTGGAGTCGTCACGCCAGAGCATCGTGCAGCGCAAGTTCGCCGCCTGGGCGGCGATCCTGGCCTTCCCCACCGCCGTGGCGGGGATCTACGGGATGAACTTTCAGAACATGCCGGAGCTGAGCTGGCACTACGGCTACTTTGCCGTGCTGGGCGGGATCGCCGTGGGCTGCACGGCGCTGTACGCCAGCTTCAAGCGCTCCGGCTGGCTGTAA
- a CDS encoding 1-acylglycerol-3-phosphate O-acyltransferase has translation MLFIIRMFLLGLHFLLAGVLGVLVGLCRPFNPDNSRICARLYGLPATWLMRLEIKAEVGPLFDQPPGCVIIANHQSNYDLFVLGHVVPPRTVCIGKKSLKWIPLFGQLFWLGGNVLVDRGNAYQARRAMQTTTRTLSEDDTSIWVFPEGTRNAGEHLITFKKGAFHMAVEAGVPIVPVCVSRYASRLKLNGWRRSKVIIRSLAPIATSGLTQQDVPALAEQCRLQMQHCIDRMESELTQA, from the coding sequence ATGCTTTTTATTATCCGCATGTTCCTGTTGGGGCTGCATTTTCTCCTGGCCGGTGTTCTTGGTGTGCTGGTCGGCCTGTGCCGACCGTTCAACCCGGACAACAGCCGAATTTGTGCACGCCTTTACGGCCTGCCCGCCACCTGGCTGATGCGCCTTGAGATCAAGGCCGAGGTCGGCCCGCTGTTCGACCAGCCGCCGGGCTGCGTGATCATCGCCAACCACCAGTCCAACTACGACTTGTTCGTGCTCGGCCATGTGGTGCCGCCGCGCACCGTGTGCATCGGCAAGAAGAGCCTGAAATGGATCCCACTGTTCGGCCAGTTGTTCTGGCTGGGCGGCAACGTGCTGGTCGATCGCGGCAATGCCTACCAGGCGCGCCGGGCCATGCAGACCACCACCCGCACCCTGAGCGAAGACGACACCTCGATCTGGGTGTTCCCCGAAGGCACGCGCAATGCCGGCGAGCATCTGATCACCTTCAAAAAGGGTGCCTTCCACATGGCCGTGGAAGCCGGTGTGCCGATCGTGCCGGTGTGCGTCAGCCGCTATGCCAGCCGCCTGAAGCTCAACGGCTGGCGGCGCAGCAAGGTCATCATCCGTTCGCTGGCGCCGATCGCCACCAGCGGCCTGACCCAGCAGGATGTGCCGGCCCTGGCCGAACAGTGCCGCCTGCAGATGCAACACTGCATCGATCGCATGGAAAGTGAACTGACCCAGGCGTGA
- a CDS encoding crotonase/enoyl-CoA hydratase family protein, which produces MSELITYHLEDGIATLTLNNGKVNAISPDVIKAFNAALDQAVQDRAVVIITGQPGILSGGYDLKVMTAGPKEAVSLVTAGSTLARRMLSHPFPIIVACPGHAVAKGAFLLLSADYRIGVEGPFSIGLNEVQIGMTMHHAGIELARDRLRRAAFHRSVINAEMFDPVSAVDAGFLDKVVPVEQLQEAALTAARQLKKINMNAHKHTKLKVRKALLELLDDAIIRDQEHLG; this is translated from the coding sequence ATGAGTGAGCTGATTACCTACCACCTCGAAGACGGCATTGCCACCCTGACCCTGAACAACGGCAAGGTCAACGCCATCTCGCCTGACGTCATCAAGGCCTTCAATGCCGCTCTCGACCAGGCCGTGCAGGACCGCGCGGTGGTAATCATCACCGGCCAGCCCGGCATTCTGTCCGGCGGCTATGACCTCAAAGTCATGACCGCAGGCCCTAAAGAAGCCGTCAGCCTGGTCACCGCAGGCTCGACCCTGGCCCGGCGCATGCTTTCGCACCCGTTCCCGATCATCGTCGCCTGCCCGGGCCACGCGGTGGCCAAGGGCGCTTTCCTGCTGCTCTCGGCCGACTACCGCATCGGTGTCGAAGGCCCGTTCAGCATTGGCCTTAATGAAGTGCAGATCGGCATGACCATGCACCACGCCGGTATTGAACTGGCCCGCGATCGCCTGCGCCGTGCAGCATTCCACCGCTCGGTGATCAATGCCGAGATGTTCGACCCGGTCAGCGCCGTGGACGCTGGTTTCCTCGACAAGGTCGTGCCGGTCGAGCAACTTCAGGAAGCTGCGCTGACTGCCGCCCGGCAGTTGAAGAAGATCAATATGAACGCCCACAAGCACACCAAGCTCAAGGTGCGCAAAGCTCTGCTGGAGCTGCTCGACGACGCGATCATCCGCGACCAGGAACACCTCGGCTGA
- a CDS encoding TonB-dependent siderophore receptor, translating into MTLPRPRLPLRLLGLSLALPATHSLAEDSITLAPLQVSQVYSEGYQAREAAVGGFQPAPLLDTPASIAVFNEQLLADRQVRKLSEVLQSDASVGESYAPIGYYENFNVRGFELNAASSYKINGQTIAGEQNVALENKQQVELLKGLSGLQSGVSEPGGLINYVTKRPEDVRSVTVSSNEQGERYLATDLGGWFGSERQFGLRANLAHEDIRSYVDHADGKRDFASLAFDWQINPDAVLQLDAEYQQREQRSVPGYQLLGGNSLPHGIDPHDRLAYQHWANPVSIDSLNLGGRFEYRFSDNWTGSVSASRSKVVIDDYSSFAWGSGGGMAAHFSPEGDYDVYDFRSPDDTRRIDEAQVALNGRFEMTGLSHELTVGSGAQRRTLDQRPTFNQLIGSANIYQATPALEPFDGVPGHSERRLDSRQYGIFASDRITFNEHWQTQLGARVVRLDEKAFNEAGNDRRHTRQYELLPNAALIYKPRADISLYTSYSKGLSAGSAAPWFAQNSQDILAPTTSHQIELGIKRDWQRLSLSAALFQLRQAYQYSQPDGAGGFTYVQQGQQKNIGLELGASGWLTSNLQINASAAAIRARVKNSGTADYEDHQALNVPNLRAAVQADYSLPIPGLALLGGARYSASKYANQAGTLEVGSYAVFDLGSRYSTKVGGYDTVLRLMVDNVFDKRYWRDAGEYLGDGYLFQGAPRTARVSASVSF; encoded by the coding sequence ATGACCCTGCCTCGCCCTCGCCTGCCCTTGCGCCTGCTCGGCCTGAGCCTGGCCCTGCCGGCTACACACAGCCTGGCCGAGGACAGCATCACCCTGGCCCCGCTGCAGGTGTCGCAGGTCTATAGCGAGGGGTACCAGGCCCGCGAAGCCGCGGTCGGCGGTTTCCAGCCGGCGCCACTGCTCGATACGCCGGCCTCGATTGCAGTGTTCAACGAGCAACTGCTGGCCGACCGCCAGGTGCGCAAGCTCAGTGAAGTGCTGCAAAGCGATGCCTCGGTGGGTGAAAGCTATGCGCCGATCGGATACTACGAAAACTTCAACGTGCGCGGCTTCGAGCTCAACGCCGCCAGCAGCTACAAGATCAACGGCCAGACCATCGCCGGCGAGCAGAACGTGGCGCTGGAGAACAAGCAACAGGTCGAGTTGCTCAAGGGCCTGTCGGGCTTGCAAAGCGGCGTGTCGGAACCCGGTGGCCTGATCAACTACGTGACCAAGCGCCCGGAGGATGTGCGCTCGGTGACGGTTTCAAGCAACGAACAAGGCGAGCGCTACCTGGCCACCGACCTCGGCGGCTGGTTCGGCAGCGAGCGTCAGTTCGGCCTGCGCGCCAACCTGGCGCATGAGGACATCCGCAGCTACGTCGACCACGCCGACGGCAAGCGCGACTTCGCCTCGCTGGCCTTCGACTGGCAGATCAACCCCGACGCCGTGCTGCAGCTGGATGCCGAATACCAGCAGCGCGAGCAGCGTTCGGTGCCGGGCTACCAGTTGCTCGGCGGCAACAGCCTGCCCCACGGCATCGACCCGCATGACCGCCTGGCCTATCAGCACTGGGCCAACCCGGTGAGCATCGACTCGCTGAACCTTGGCGGGCGCTTCGAATATCGCTTCAGTGACAACTGGACGGGCAGCGTCAGCGCCTCGCGCAGCAAGGTGGTGATCGATGACTACAGTTCGTTTGCCTGGGGGTCAGGAGGCGGCATGGCTGCCCACTTCAGCCCGGAAGGCGACTATGACGTCTATGATTTTCGCAGCCCCGACGACACGCGCCGCATCGACGAAGCACAGGTGGCGTTGAACGGTCGCTTTGAAATGACCGGGTTGAGCCACGAACTGACCGTCGGCAGCGGTGCACAGCGGCGCACCCTCGACCAGCGACCAACCTTCAACCAGCTCATCGGCAGCGCTAACATCTACCAGGCGACCCCTGCACTGGAGCCGTTCGATGGCGTGCCAGGGCACTCCGAACGGCGCCTGGACAGCCGTCAGTACGGTATTTTTGCCAGCGATCGCATCACCTTCAATGAGCACTGGCAAACCCAACTGGGTGCACGTGTGGTGCGCCTGGACGAAAAAGCCTTCAATGAAGCTGGCAACGACCGTCGGCACACTCGCCAGTACGAACTCCTACCCAATGCCGCGTTGATCTACAAACCTCGGGCCGACATCTCACTGTATACCAGCTACAGCAAAGGCCTTTCAGCGGGCAGTGCGGCGCCATGGTTTGCCCAGAACAGCCAGGACATCCTCGCCCCGACCACCTCGCATCAGATCGAGCTGGGCATCAAGCGCGACTGGCAACGCCTGAGCCTGAGCGCCGCGCTGTTCCAGCTGCGCCAGGCCTATCAGTATTCACAACCTGACGGTGCCGGTGGTTTCACCTATGTGCAGCAAGGCCAGCAAAAAAACATCGGCCTGGAGCTGGGCGCCAGCGGCTGGCTGACCTCCAACCTGCAGATCAACGCCAGTGCTGCGGCAATTCGCGCGCGGGTCAAAAACAGCGGCACGGCAGACTACGAAGACCATCAGGCGCTCAACGTACCGAACTTGCGCGCTGCGGTGCAGGCCGACTACAGCCTGCCGATCCCGGGCCTGGCCCTGCTCGGCGGTGCGCGCTACAGCGCCAGCAAGTACGCCAATCAGGCTGGAACGTTAGAGGTCGGCAGCTATGCGGTGTTTGACCTGGGCAGCCGTTACAGCACCAAGGTTGGCGGCTACGACACGGTACTGAGACTGATGGTGGATAACGTCTTCGACAAACGCTACTGGCGCGATGCCGGGGAGTACCTGGGGGATGGTTATCTGTTTCAGGGGGCGCCGCGCACTGCACGGGTTTCGGCGTCTGTGAGCTTCTGA